The Eurosta solidaginis isolate ZX-2024a chromosome 4, ASM4086904v1, whole genome shotgun sequence genome includes a window with the following:
- the Cox17 gene encoding cytochrome c oxidase copper chaperone — protein MGNAPVKEVAQAAAAKVTGTEIQVTEKPKCKACCACPETKKARDACIVENGEENCTDLIEAHKKCMRAQGFNI, from the exons ATGGGGAACGCACCAGTAAAAGAAGTAGCTCAAGCAGCCGCCGCGAAGGTAACTGGTACAGAGATTCAGGTAACGGAAAAGCCAAAATGCAAGGCATGTTGTGCCTGTCCAGAAACAAAGAAAGCACGTGACGCGTG CATTGTTGAAAATGGTGAGGAGAACTGCACGGATTTGATAGAAGcgcataaaaaatgtatgcgagCGCAGGGCTTTAACATATAA